One window of Nitrospirota bacterium genomic DNA carries:
- the hisF gene encoding imidazole glycerol phosphate synthase subunit HisF, with the protein MLAKRIIPCLDVKDGRVVKGVSFKNLVDAGDPVENAKYYDEQGADELVFLDITASHEKRKTILDVVARTANDVFMPLTVGGGIRTLDDIRNLLNSGCDKVSINTTAVVNPYFIREAAERFGSQCIVVAVDAKRLRADMTFEPEEPWFNDPFLNDVRLELPASHFSLPTSHLSLTWAISTHGGRKMRLIDAVKWAKKMEDLGSGEILLTSMDRDGTKDGYDIELTRAIAEAVSIPVVASGGVGTLEHLREGLVEGKADAALAASIFHYREYTIKETKEYLKSKGVPVRL; encoded by the coding sequence ATGTTGGCCAAACGAATCATACCATGTCTTGACGTTAAGGACGGCAGGGTTGTAAAGGGCGTCAGCTTTAAGAATCTTGTCGACGCTGGCGACCCTGTCGAGAACGCGAAGTATTATGATGAGCAGGGCGCTGACGAGCTCGTGTTCCTTGACATCACGGCCTCTCATGAAAAAAGGAAAACCATTCTCGATGTTGTCGCAAGGACCGCAAACGACGTCTTCATGCCGCTGACTGTCGGCGGCGGTATCAGGACACTTGATGACATCCGTAACCTTCTTAATTCTGGCTGCGACAAGGTTTCAATCAACACCACAGCCGTTGTCAATCCATACTTTATAAGAGAAGCTGCTGAGAGGTTCGGCAGCCAGTGTATTGTTGTTGCCGTTGACGCAAAAAGGCTCAGGGCGGACATGACATTCGAACCCGAAGAACCCTGGTTCAACGATCCGTTTCTAAATGATGTAAGGCTTGAATTGCCTGCTTCCCACTTCTCACTTCCCACTTCTCACTTGTCCTTGACCTGGGCGATCTCCACACACGGAGGCAGGAAGATGAGACTCATTGACGCCGTGAAATGGGCGAAGAAGATGGAAGATCTCGGCTCCGGTGAAATATTGCTCACCAGCATGGACAGGGACGGAACAAAGGACGGTTATGATATTGAACTGACACGCGCGATTGCAGAGGCGGTTTCAATTCCAGTTGTCGCATCCGGCGGGGTAGGGACGCTTGAACACCTGCGCGAAGGGCTTGTTGAGGGCAAAGCAGACGCCGCCCTCGCCGCATCGATTTTCCACTACAGGGAATACACGATCAAAGAGACAAAAGAATATCTGAAGTCCAAAGGTGTTCCGGTAAGGTTGTAG
- a CDS encoding KpsF/GutQ family sugar-phosphate isomerase has product MDNIIKQAKHILAIESGAVHALIDRINENFIQAIELMYLCHGKVVVTGMGKSGIIGKKIAATLASTGTPAFYLNPAEGSHGDVGVVSKGDVVIAISNSGETEEVIRILPTLKRLDIKIIAMTGNPQSTLARTSDVSLDVSVKEEACPMGLAPTASTTAALAMGDALAITLLSKKGFTEEDFAFFHPGGNLGRRLLLTVEDLMHTGDAVPVVHSDKLMKDAIIEISSKRMGITAVMDSNSKLLGVITDGDLRRGLEKWGENFFSLKAGDVMTYKAKTITSNVLAAKAVSVMEKYSITVLIVADEENNIKGVIHLHDLLKAGIV; this is encoded by the coding sequence ATGGACAATATCATCAAACAGGCAAAGCACATTCTTGCAATTGAATCCGGGGCGGTTCATGCGCTCATTGACCGCATTAATGAAAACTTTATCCAGGCGATAGAGCTCATGTATTTATGCCACGGTAAGGTTGTGGTCACAGGGATGGGCAAGTCAGGGATTATAGGTAAGAAGATTGCCGCAACACTTGCCTCCACGGGAACTCCTGCATTTTATCTCAACCCCGCGGAAGGCAGTCATGGCGATGTCGGGGTTGTTTCAAAAGGGGATGTCGTGATCGCGATCTCGAACAGCGGAGAGACAGAGGAGGTCATCAGGATACTCCCCACTCTTAAAAGGCTGGATATAAAAATAATCGCCATGACAGGAAACCCGCAGTCAACCCTCGCAAGGACTTCCGATGTATCTCTCGATGTTTCCGTAAAAGAGGAGGCGTGTCCTATGGGTCTCGCGCCGACCGCTTCCACTACCGCTGCGCTTGCGATGGGAGATGCGCTGGCCATCACACTGCTCAGCAAGAAGGGATTTACAGAGGAGGATTTTGCGTTCTTCCATCCCGGGGGCAACCTCGGACGCAGGCTTCTTTTGACGGTGGAAGACCTCATGCACACCGGCGACGCAGTACCGGTTGTACATTCTGATAAACTTATGAAGGACGCCATCATAGAGATCTCTTCCAAGAGGATGGGCATCACCGCAGTTATGGACAGCAATTCAAAGCTGTTGGGCGTTATAACCGACGGAGACCTGCGCAGGGGGCTTGAAAAGTGGGGCGAAAATTTCTTTTCGCTGAAAGCCGGAGATGTGATGACCTACAAGGCCAAAACTATAACAAGCAATGTGCTTGCGGCAAAGGCGGTATCGGTAATGGAGAAGTATTCCATCACCGTGCTCATAGTTGCTGACGAAGAAAACAATATAAAGGGCGTTATCCATCTGCACGATTTACTGAAGGCGGGGATTGTATGA
- the plsY gene encoding glycerol-3-phosphate 1-O-acyltransferase PlsY produces the protein MTAPPLLIYPALYLLIPAAFLIGSIPFGLLVTRKKGIDLRTTGSKNIGATNVLRTAGKWPALLTLLGDALKGAGPVLICNYIIAAKITDDPEMLQNALDFWGGLVGVSAVAGHIFSIFLSFKGGKGVATGFGVLAAYSPASAAVTLLLWIATAFITKYSSLAAVAAVSALPVTFALLDYSKAKIVFGILLAILIVFRHKENMKRLLEGTESKIGKKK, from the coding sequence ATGACGGCCCCGCCTCTTTTGATTTACCCTGCCTTATATTTGTTAATACCCGCTGCTTTTTTAATAGGCTCTATTCCTTTCGGCCTCCTTGTGACAAGGAAAAAAGGGATAGACCTCAGGACCACGGGGAGTAAAAATATCGGCGCAACCAATGTACTAAGGACAGCAGGCAAATGGCCCGCGCTGTTAACATTATTGGGTGACGCGCTTAAAGGCGCGGGGCCTGTTTTGATCTGCAATTATATTATTGCCGCTAAAATTACCGACGACCCGGAGATGCTTCAGAATGCCCTGGATTTCTGGGGAGGGCTTGTGGGAGTGTCGGCTGTAGCCGGGCACATATTTTCGATATTTCTTTCCTTTAAAGGCGGCAAAGGTGTTGCAACCGGATTCGGAGTTTTGGCCGCGTACAGTCCTGCATCAGCGGCTGTGACACTGCTGCTCTGGATCGCCACTGCTTTCATTACAAAATATTCATCTCTTGCGGCAGTTGCCGCGGTAAGCGCACTGCCGGTCACTTTCGCACTGCTGGATTACTCAAAAGCTAAAATTGTATTTGGAATTTTGCTTGCCATATTGATAGTCTTCAGACACAAGGAGAACATGAAGCGACTCCTTGAGGGAACAGAATCAAAGATAGGGAAGAAGAAATAA
- the hisA gene encoding 1-(5-phosphoribosyl)-5-[(5-phosphoribosylamino)methylideneamino]imidazole-4-carboxamide isomerase — MIIIPAIDLKDSKCVRLLQGKKEEVTVYSDDPAAMAKQWVGLGAELLHIVDLDGAFTGEQKNLEEIKVIRKAIDIPIEVGGGIRNLERMETLISLGVDRVIIGTSAAKNPDMIKKACEKFPGKVLVGIDAKDGKVAIRGWEEVTEFHAIEFAKKMQDDGAAGIIYTDIERDGMLTGPNLEAMAKMVSAVSIPVIASGGVAKIKDIKNLMQIKNLWGVITGKALYAGTVDLKEAIGLTKGN, encoded by the coding sequence ATGATTATTATACCTGCGATAGATCTTAAAGACAGCAAGTGCGTCCGGCTTCTCCAGGGGAAGAAGGAAGAAGTCACTGTTTATTCAGACGACCCTGCGGCAATGGCAAAGCAGTGGGTCGGGCTTGGGGCCGAGCTGCTTCACATCGTTGACCTTGACGGCGCATTCACCGGCGAGCAAAAGAACCTCGAAGAGATCAAGGTAATAAGAAAAGCAATCGACATCCCGATCGAGGTCGGAGGCGGCATCAGGAACCTCGAAAGAATGGAAACACTTATCAGCCTCGGCGTTGACAGGGTGATCATCGGGACTTCCGCTGCGAAAAACCCCGACATGATAAAGAAGGCCTGTGAGAAATTCCCCGGCAAAGTGCTCGTAGGCATCGACGCGAAAGACGGCAAGGTAGCTATCAGGGGATGGGAAGAGGTCACCGAATTTCACGCGATTGAATTTGCAAAGAAGATGCAGGATGACGGCGCTGCGGGAATTATTTACACTGACATTGAAAGAGACGGGATGCTTACGGGGCCCAACCTTGAAGCAATGGCAAAGATGGTCAGCGCTGTCAGCATACCGGTCATTGCCTCAGGAGGCGTAGCTAAAATTAAAGACATAAAAAATCTCATGCAGATAAAAAACCTTTGGGGCGTGATCACAGGAAAAGCATTGTACGCCGGGACAGTGGATTTGAAGGAAGCAATAGGGCTTACTAAAGGCAATTAG
- the kdsA gene encoding 3-deoxy-8-phosphooctulonate synthase, with translation MPTKEIKIGNVIIGGQQSLAFIAGPCVIESEEITLRIAGKLREYSEKQNIPLIFKSSYDKANRTSVNSYRGPGIDEGLRILRRVKEELELPILSDIHSPEEAAKAADVVDVLQIPAFLCRQTDIIVAAAKTGSPVNIKKGQFLSPYDVKNTIDKARSTGNENIIITERGISFGYNNLIVDMRSIPIMQGFGFPVVYDATHSVQLPGGLGSCSGGQREFIGPLARAAVATGCDAVFMEVHEDPDKALCDGPNMLGLDSFFELAKRLVELNQLVRKWE, from the coding sequence ATGCCAACCAAAGAAATAAAGATAGGCAATGTGATAATTGGAGGGCAGCAGTCTCTCGCGTTCATTGCAGGCCCTTGTGTAATTGAAAGCGAAGAGATAACTTTAAGGATTGCCGGAAAACTAAGAGAATATTCAGAAAAGCAAAACATACCCCTCATCTTCAAAAGCTCTTATGACAAGGCCAACAGGACTTCCGTAAATTCCTACAGAGGCCCCGGCATTGATGAAGGGCTGAGGATCCTCCGGAGAGTTAAAGAAGAACTTGAACTCCCCATTCTTTCCGATATTCATTCACCGGAAGAAGCAGCAAAGGCTGCTGACGTGGTTGACGTCTTGCAGATACCGGCGTTTCTCTGCAGGCAGACTGACATCATTGTTGCTGCGGCAAAGACCGGCAGTCCCGTAAACATAAAGAAGGGGCAGTTCCTCTCACCGTATGATGTGAAAAACACAATTGATAAAGCCCGTTCCACAGGAAATGAAAATATAATAATTACTGAAAGAGGCATATCGTTCGGATATAATAACCTTATTGTGGATATGCGTTCGATCCCGATCATGCAGGGATTCGGATTCCCCGTTGTTTATGACGCGACACACAGCGTGCAGTTACCCGGCGGACTCGGCAGTTGTTCTGGCGGGCAAAGGGAATTCATCGGACCGCTTGCAAGGGCGGCTGTTGCAACGGGCTGTGATGCGGTTTTCATGGAAGTGCATGAAGACCCGGATAAAGCGCTTTGCGACGGGCCGAATATGCTGGGCCTCGATAGTTTTTTTGAATTGGCTAAAAGGCTGGTGGAATTGAATCAATTGGTAAGGAAATGGGAGTAA
- a CDS encoding cadherin repeat domain-containing protein, with translation MNAEVRSEEKLRSFEDEKKQKNLTEASSQLLNFISSIYTLCVFCVFLLLLSGCSRKSEEPQIAVPETVQPSQVSSVVISPENATAQTVITLKADSGILNKGEIQWFVNDVRDEASKGARFTSAGIRKGDNVYARVVKGDKEFRSNGIVIRNTPPVIINSKLLPQTPMASSTLTVDVNAEDFDKDRISYKYKWYLNDNFIGEDKSLYTELKGGDRIMVEVTPFDGEDTGSPVRLKNTVYNIIPVYTEGKPSVNGNIFTYQVKATDPDGDTLTYELKEGPDGMTINTSSGLITWKVPQGDREPHDVKVLISDGKGGEVLVPFSAKITSSDK, from the coding sequence ATGAACGCAGAAGTCAGAAGTGAAGAGAAGTTGAGAAGTTTTGAAGATGAGAAAAAACAGAAAAATCTTACTGAGGCATCTTCCCAACTTCTTAACTTCATATCTTCTATTTATACCCTCTGTGTCTTCTGTGTTTTCTTGCTTTTATTGTCCGGTTGCAGCAGGAAATCTGAGGAGCCTCAAATTGCGGTGCCGGAAACCGTTCAACCGTCTCAAGTATCTTCTGTGGTTATCAGCCCTGAGAACGCCACAGCGCAAACTGTCATAACCTTAAAGGCAGACAGCGGCATTCTGAATAAGGGAGAGATTCAATGGTTTGTTAATGACGTAAGGGATGAAGCTTCAAAAGGTGCGCGTTTTACTTCTGCCGGGATCAGAAAGGGAGATAACGTTTACGCCAGGGTGGTTAAAGGCGACAAGGAATTCCGTTCAAACGGGATAGTAATCAGGAACACCCCACCCGTGATAATTAACTCAAAGCTTTTGCCGCAAACTCCGATGGCTTCTTCCACATTAACAGTTGATGTAAATGCGGAGGACTTTGACAAAGACAGGATTTCGTATAAATATAAGTGGTATCTAAACGATAACTTTATAGGAGAAGACAAATCTCTCTATACTGAGCTTAAGGGCGGCGACAGGATCATGGTTGAGGTCACACCCTTTGATGGTGAAGATACAGGCAGTCCCGTCAGATTGAAAAATACTGTTTACAATATCATTCCTGTTTATACGGAAGGCAAGCCATCAGTTAACGGCAATATTTTTACGTATCAGGTAAAAGCAACCGACCCTGACGGTGACACGCTGACTTACGAGCTTAAAGAGGGACCTGATGGAATGACTATTAACACGTCAAGCGGACTTATCACCTGGAAAGTACCGCAGGGCGACAGGGAACCTCATGATGTAAAAGTATTGATAAGCGACGGTAAGGGCGGTGAAGTGCTTGTTCCATTCTCTGCAAAAATCACTTCTTCAGATAAGTAG
- a CDS encoding TlpA family protein disulfide reductase has product MIKRKLIALMAAAVLSLPFVITPYIYAQNFLPFELEKIIGEKAPDFTLKDMSGKSVTLSSFKGKLVVLNFWATWCPYCRQERPHLKSLYETYKGKDLVIIAVSTDRSEKPLKKFMEYNPAPYIVLSDTEGFAAVPYNVMSLPTTFLIDREGKISRKFMGMVEWEDRDAKGLIDKLLNQ; this is encoded by the coding sequence ATGATCAAACGAAAATTAATTGCTCTGATGGCAGCCGCCGTGCTCTCTCTCCCCTTTGTTATTACGCCTTATATTTACGCTCAGAACTTCCTGCCGTTTGAGCTTGAAAAAATCATAGGCGAAAAGGCCCCGGACTTTACTTTAAAGGATATGTCCGGTAAAAGCGTGACCCTTTCTTCATTTAAAGGGAAGCTTGTAGTCCTGAATTTCTGGGCCACATGGTGTCCTTACTGCAGGCAGGAAAGGCCCCACCTCAAATCCCTCTATGAGACATACAAGGGGAAAGATCTGGTGATCATCGCTGTTTCAACCGACAGGTCGGAGAAGCCTCTCAAAAAATTCATGGAATATAATCCTGCCCCATATATAGTATTATCAGACACTGAAGGCTTTGCCGCCGTGCCTTATAATGTCATGAGCCTGCCTACAACGTTTCTTATTGACCGCGAGGGCAAGATCAGCCGCAAGTTTATGGGTATGGTAGAATGGGAAGACAGGGACGCAAAGGGACTGATTGATAAATTACTTAATCAATAG
- a CDS encoding HAD-IIIA family hydrolase: MEEKAKDIKLLILDVDGVMTDGSIILDNEGNEFKRFNVRDGHGIKMLQRSGIKVAIITGRKSKVVDLRAAELGIAEVHQKVFRKSVVYGQLLDKYNYRDEDVAFMGDDIVDVELLKRTGLSAVPADADEGTKKYADLIMKKNGGRGAVREFTDLILKESGLWERVAGEFLG, from the coding sequence ATCGAAGAAAAGGCTAAGGACATCAAACTTCTGATACTCGATGTTGATGGGGTCATGACGGACGGGAGTATTATACTTGATAACGAGGGCAACGAATTTAAAAGATTTAACGTCAGGGACGGTCACGGCATTAAGATGCTGCAAAGGTCCGGGATAAAGGTCGCAATTATTACAGGAAGAAAATCCAAAGTGGTTGACCTGAGGGCCGCTGAGCTTGGCATTGCCGAGGTGCATCAGAAGGTCTTCAGAAAATCAGTCGTGTATGGACAATTGCTTGATAAATACAATTACAGGGACGAGGACGTAGCTTTCATGGGCGATGATATCGTTGATGTCGAGCTTCTTAAAAGGACGGGGCTTTCAGCCGTGCCTGCCGACGCGGACGAAGGGACCAAAAAATACGCGGACCTCATAATGAAAAAGAACGGCGGCAGAGGGGCCGTGAGAGAATTTACTGACCTGATCCTGAAAGAATCAGGTCTATGGGAAAGGGTAGCAGGAGAGTTTCTTGGTTAA
- the pgsA gene encoding CDP-diacylglycerol--glycerol-3-phosphate 3-phosphatidyltransferase, producing the protein MVNVPTIITFSRIVIIIPFVFIASEDPLFGAIIFAVAAMTDFLDGYLARRSQQVTKLGILLDPIADKLLVISALIIFVDKGIIPAWIAIVIIIREFVVTGLRFAALSKDIVIPAEMGGKIKVVAQISSILVLFIDNTLIPFDLYAVGISLLWIAMVLGVISGIQYFITFWKRL; encoded by the coding sequence TTGGTTAACGTTCCTACCATTATCACATTCAGCCGGATAGTAATAATCATCCCGTTCGTTTTTATCGCCTCAGAGGACCCCTTGTTCGGCGCGATAATTTTTGCAGTCGCGGCAATGACCGACTTCCTTGACGGTTATCTCGCGAGGAGATCGCAGCAGGTAACAAAGCTAGGCATTCTCCTCGATCCGATAGCGGACAAACTCTTAGTCATATCAGCGCTGATAATATTCGTTGATAAAGGCATCATCCCCGCCTGGATAGCCATAGTGATTATCATCAGGGAATTCGTAGTTACCGGGTTGAGGTTCGCCGCGCTTTCAAAGGACATCGTGATACCGGCCGAGATGGGCGGCAAGATAAAAGTGGTCGCTCAGATATCATCGATTCTTGTTTTGTTTATAGACAATACATTAATACCTTTTGATCTATACGCTGTCGGGATTTCATTGCTCTGGATAGCAATGGTCTTAGGCGTTATATCCGGCATTCAGTATTTCATAACTTTCTGGAAACGGCTATGA
- the gcvH gene encoding glycine cleavage system protein GcvH: protein MYPDGLKYHKEHTWVKVSGKKATVGITFYAQESLGDIVYIDSPEIDSTVEAGTELTQIESTKATSSVISPVSGTVIEFNEDLTDSPEIINEDPYHKGWIAVLEMEDDSELDELMDAGEYEKYLEEEVKLK from the coding sequence ATGTATCCTGACGGTCTTAAATATCACAAAGAGCATACATGGGTAAAAGTATCAGGAAAGAAAGCGACTGTTGGTATTACTTTCTACGCCCAGGAGTCACTCGGGGACATTGTTTATATTGATTCGCCCGAAATTGATTCCACGGTCGAAGCAGGCACTGAGCTGACACAGATTGAATCCACCAAGGCAACTTCATCGGTAATCAGCCCTGTCAGCGGAACTGTCATTGAATTTAACGAGGACCTGACGGATTCTCCGGAGATAATCAATGAAGACCCTTACCATAAGGGCTGGATAGCCGTCCTTGAAATGGAGGACGACTCAGAGCTGGATGAATTAATGGACGCTGGCGAATATGAAAAATATCTTGAAGAAGAGGTAAAACTGAAATAA
- the queC gene encoding 7-cyano-7-deazaguanine synthase QueC, protein MKKAVVLLSGGVDSTTVMAIAKAQRFEVYALSFDYGQRHKIELEMARLNAEKFGAKKHLIININLRDIGGSALTSDTEVPKTGVRDQGLGISKDNSYPISNPQSPIPITYVPARNTIFLSFALGWAEVLEAEDIFIGANAIDYSGYPDCRPEFIKAFEDMANLATKASVEGKSRFKIQAPLIKLTKGEIIKKGIELGVDYALTWSCYDPIPNPQSLTPCRSCDSCLLRAKGFKEAGAEDPLLIDKKPI, encoded by the coding sequence ATGAAAAAAGCAGTCGTTCTTTTAAGCGGCGGGGTTGATTCGACAACCGTAATGGCAATAGCAAAGGCCCAGAGGTTTGAGGTCTACGCCCTGAGTTTTGATTACGGACAGAGGCATAAGATAGAGCTGGAAATGGCCCGCCTGAATGCGGAAAAATTCGGTGCCAAAAAACACCTCATCATAAATATTAATCTCAGGGACATCGGCGGCTCCGCGCTGACGAGTGATACTGAGGTGCCTAAAACAGGGGTTAGGGATCAGGGGTTAGGGATTAGTAAAGACAATTCATATCCAATCTCCAATCCCCAATCCCCAATCCCCATAACTTACGTTCCGGCGCGCAATACGATTTTCCTTTCCTTTGCTCTTGGGTGGGCGGAGGTTTTGGAAGCAGAGGATATTTTTATAGGGGCTAATGCGATTGACTACAGCGGATACCCTGACTGCAGGCCGGAGTTCATAAAGGCATTTGAAGACATGGCAAACCTCGCAACAAAGGCGTCTGTTGAAGGGAAAAGCAGATTCAAAATTCAAGCCCCTCTGATAAAACTCACCAAGGGCGAGATTATTAAAAAGGGAATTGAGCTGGGCGTTGACTATGCCCTGACCTGGAGCTGTTATGACCCAATCCCTAATCCCCAATCCCTAACCCCTTGCAGGAGTTGCGACAGTTGTTTGCTCCGGGCGAAGGGGTTTAAAGAGGCTGGAGCAGAGGACCCGTTGTTGATTGATAAAAAACCTATCTGA
- the lpdA gene encoding dihydrolipoyl dehydrogenase — protein sequence MKVTIIGAGPGGYVAALRAAQLGAEVTVIEESEVGGTCLNWGCIPTKTLIASAEVLHKTKNAEDFGLELNGTVSPNIQKIMDRKKKVVDTQVKGIRGLFKSWGVKLIEGRGVIASPGKIKVTLRDGSTSEVDTDKIIIATGSRPAQIPVFPFDGQKILSSDHAINLDVIPKSLLVVGAGVIGCEFAFIYREFGSEVTMVEMMPRAVSTEDEEISALLERELKKNKIKLITNTGVQKVDVKEDGITATLSDGKTIDAEKVLVSIGRAVNSRNLGLEDIGVNTGKRGEIIVDEKLQTNIEGIYAIGDVVGGIMLAHLASKQGLIAAENATGGSAKIRYDVIPAAIFTSPEIASVGLREHQVKEKNIKYKVGRFQFRALGKAHAMGEISGLFKIIAEDGTDKILGAHIIGPHASDLIHEVAVAMESGLTVKDIAHTIHAHPTLAEGVMEAAEDVHNMAVHVPKK from the coding sequence ATGAAAGTTACAATCATAGGGGCAGGCCCCGGAGGTTATGTTGCGGCGCTCAGGGCTGCGCAGCTCGGCGCTGAAGTTACAGTTATAGAAGAAAGTGAAGTGGGCGGCACATGCCTTAACTGGGGATGCATCCCGACTAAAACATTAATTGCCTCAGCCGAAGTCCTCCACAAAACCAAAAACGCTGAGGATTTCGGGCTTGAGCTAAACGGGACCGTTTCTCCAAATATCCAGAAGATAATGGACAGGAAGAAAAAGGTCGTGGACACACAGGTCAAAGGCATCCGCGGACTTTTCAAATCATGGGGCGTCAAGCTTATTGAGGGCAGGGGGGTCATCGCAAGCCCCGGGAAAATAAAAGTCACCCTCAGGGACGGTTCCACATCGGAAGTTGATACGGACAAAATTATCATCGCTACCGGATCGAGGCCCGCACAGATACCGGTATTCCCTTTTGACGGGCAAAAAATATTGTCCAGTGATCACGCAATAAACCTCGACGTCATTCCCAAAAGCCTTCTCGTTGTCGGCGCCGGGGTGATCGGCTGTGAATTCGCATTTATCTATAGAGAATTCGGTTCAGAAGTCACAATGGTCGAGATGATGCCTCGCGCTGTTTCAACCGAGGACGAGGAAATCTCAGCTCTTCTCGAAAGAGAGCTTAAGAAAAACAAGATAAAGCTGATAACCAATACAGGCGTCCAGAAGGTTGATGTCAAAGAAGACGGGATCACTGCTACGCTTTCAGACGGCAAGACAATTGACGCTGAAAAAGTCCTTGTCTCTATCGGCAGGGCGGTCAACAGCAGGAATCTCGGACTTGAAGACATAGGCGTCAATACGGGCAAGAGAGGGGAGATTATCGTTGATGAAAAACTTCAGACGAACATTGAAGGGATTTACGCCATAGGCGATGTTGTCGGCGGAATTATGCTTGCGCACCTTGCATCAAAGCAGGGCCTTATTGCGGCGGAGAACGCCACCGGCGGCAGCGCGAAGATAAGATACGATGTTATTCCTGCGGCAATCTTTACAAGTCCCGAAATAGCGTCGGTCGGACTGAGAGAACACCAGGTCAAGGAAAAGAATATTAAATATAAAGTCGGCAGGTTCCAGTTCCGTGCGCTCGGAAAGGCCCACGCGATGGGAGAGATATCCGGACTTTTTAAAATAATTGCGGAGGACGGGACGGACAAAATTCTTGGCGCGCATATCATAGGCCCCCACGCCTCAGACCTGATACATGAAGTTGCCGTTGCCATGGAAAGCGGACTTACTGTAAAAGACATCGCACACACCATTCACGCACACCCGACACTTGCTGAAGGCGTTATGGAAGCTGCGGAAGATGTTCATAACATGGCAGTCCATGTGCCGAAAAAGTAA